The following proteins come from a genomic window of Pirellula staleyi DSM 6068:
- the ruvC gene encoding crossover junction endodeoxyribonuclease RuvC produces MAHRKQQLETDRPRRVLGVDPGLGITGYGVIELVGMSPKIIEAGVVRGRSGATLAARIGEIYAGIHDVIQSLAPTELAIEELYSHYDRPRTAILMGHARGAILLAGHQAGIPVLSYASTQVKKLLTGNGRAPKDQMQNAVCRELKLAAPPEPPDVADALAIALCHIHLSRSGLHIATPGLTEDDLH; encoded by the coding sequence GTGGCGCATCGGAAGCAGCAGCTAGAAACCGATCGACCACGTCGCGTACTTGGCGTCGATCCCGGGCTCGGAATCACCGGTTATGGTGTCATCGAACTCGTCGGAATGTCGCCTAAAATAATTGAGGCTGGAGTGGTGCGCGGACGTAGTGGTGCCACGCTCGCCGCACGGATTGGCGAGATTTATGCAGGAATTCATGATGTGATTCAGTCGCTGGCTCCCACAGAGCTTGCGATTGAAGAACTTTATTCGCACTACGACCGGCCGCGCACGGCAATTCTCATGGGACATGCGCGCGGCGCGATTTTGCTCGCAGGACATCAGGCTGGCATTCCGGTGCTCAGTTACGCCTCGACGCAAGTCAAGAAGTTGCTGACCGGTAATGGGCGAGCCCCCAAAGACCAGATGCAAAATGCGGTCTGTCGCGAATTGAAGCTCGCGGCACCTCCAGAGCCACCCGACGTCGCCGATGCACTGGCCATTGCCCTGTGTCATATTCATCTCAGCCGAAGTGGGCTTCATATCGCCACGCCCGGCTTAACGGAGGACGATCTGCATTGA
- a CDS encoding tetratricopeptide repeat protein: MKSSLPTIAIIALSTLSLATGCKSMPWNNDGGMKLPSPWSTVSGSSKKSTTDKVASSKSSKKIPKNAEKNANDPLSMEIARGRSMERNGDYAKAREHYESLWKDNSQNAELAHRLGVVADQQKRHIEAEQYFMISLRINPDAAQVRGDLGYCYFLQGKLPQAESNLMQAIKMEPQNARLHNNLGLVFGHMGKYEFAYDEFCKGGSEADAYYNLAFVLASQDKTEDAMECFREALVSDPKHKGAREALESFAQFEALPEHLKNANNDIASNVRMVPYQENLDGSGNDSQQTSAEFGIPSSRDAGRHTRSLQNRSRAMLNSNMQSNRDAQFGN; the protein is encoded by the coding sequence ATGAAAAGCTCGCTTCCAACCATCGCGATCATTGCACTTTCGACCCTCTCGTTGGCAACGGGTTGCAAGTCGATGCCATGGAATAACGATGGTGGCATGAAGCTCCCGAGCCCCTGGAGCACCGTCTCTGGCTCGAGCAAAAAGAGCACGACCGACAAAGTGGCCAGCAGTAAGAGTTCGAAGAAAATCCCTAAAAACGCCGAGAAAAACGCGAACGATCCGCTCTCGATGGAAATCGCTCGCGGTCGATCGATGGAACGCAATGGCGACTACGCCAAGGCTCGCGAACATTACGAATCGCTTTGGAAAGACAATTCTCAGAATGCTGAACTCGCGCATCGATTGGGTGTGGTTGCCGATCAGCAGAAACGCCACATCGAAGCAGAGCAGTACTTTATGATTTCGCTCCGCATCAATCCCGATGCTGCCCAGGTTCGGGGTGATCTTGGATACTGCTACTTCCTGCAAGGCAAATTGCCTCAGGCCGAAAGCAATCTGATGCAAGCGATTAAGATGGAACCTCAGAACGCTCGCCTGCACAACAACCTCGGACTCGTCTTCGGTCACATGGGGAAGTATGAGTTTGCTTACGACGAGTTCTGCAAAGGTGGCAGCGAAGCGGATGCCTACTACAACCTGGCCTTCGTGCTCGCATCGCAAGACAAAACCGAAGATGCCATGGAATGCTTCCGCGAAGCACTAGTGTCGGACCCCAAGCACAAGGGTGCTCGTGAAGCTCTCGAATCGTTTGCTCAGTTCGAAGCGCTCCCAGAACATTTGAAGAATGCTAATAACGACATTGCCAGCAACGTACGCATGGTTCCCTACCAAGAGAATCTCGATGGGAGCGGCAACGATTCGCAGCAAACTTCAGCTGAGTTCGGTATCCCTAGCAGTCGCGACGCTGGTCGTCACACACGATCGCTACAAAATCGCTCGCGTGCCATGCTCAATAGCAACATGCAAAGCAACCGCGATGCACAGTTCGGCAACTAG
- the ruvA gene encoding Holliday junction branch migration protein RuvA, with the protein MITRITAKLIQLTDDAAILSAPPFDYEVLIAAVSRRTLSSSVGQEISLHTIHYLDGDPSRGKVTPRLVGFVSEVEREFFEMFCSVDGVGAKKALRAMQRPVQEISVMIEEQDAEGLSSLPGIGAATAERIIAKLRRKMSKFALLVARESAGETEIKRDVVELSFEALRTLGHSESDARKLLDSVLKSKKKFADVEAVLSAIYQQNQSKSE; encoded by the coding sequence TTGATTACGCGCATCACCGCGAAGCTGATTCAACTCACTGACGATGCCGCCATTCTCTCGGCACCACCGTTCGACTACGAAGTGCTGATCGCTGCTGTTTCGCGTCGCACACTTTCCTCGAGTGTTGGGCAAGAGATTAGTTTGCACACGATTCACTACCTCGATGGCGACCCATCGCGTGGCAAGGTGACGCCGCGATTAGTCGGCTTTGTTTCTGAAGTCGAGCGTGAATTCTTCGAGATGTTTTGCAGTGTCGATGGAGTAGGTGCGAAGAAGGCGTTGCGCGCGATGCAGCGGCCGGTGCAAGAAATCTCGGTGATGATCGAAGAGCAAGATGCGGAAGGATTGTCGTCGCTACCGGGCATTGGCGCTGCGACAGCCGAACGAATTATCGCCAAACTGCGGCGCAAGATGTCGAAGTTTGCATTGCTCGTAGCCCGCGAATCGGCTGGCGAAACCGAGATCAAGCGCGATGTAGTGGAGCTTTCGTTTGAAGCACTGCGCACGCTCGGACATAGCGAATCTGATGCGCGAAAGCTGCTCGATTCCGTGCTGAAATCGAAAAAGAAGTTCGCCGACGTCGAAGCTGTTTTGTCGGCGATTTATCAGCAAAACCAGTCGAAAAGCGAGTAG
- the cysS gene encoding cysteine--tRNA ligase: MSIRVYNTLSKTKEPFVPVVAGKVGIYLCGPTVYKESHIGHMVGPVIFDTIKRYLTYCGYQVTWVVNITDVDDKLIGQMRERNLPMSEIAAEMVVDYLNNLKALGVDQIDRMPKATEYMDDIIRFIEDLIKKDFAYAAGGDVFFDVGRDAQYGKLSNRSADSQQGEGGEAASRKRSPSDFALWKSAKPGEPAWDSPWGQGRPGWHIECSAMSRAILGETFDIHGGGLDLVFPHHENELAQSECCSGKPMVNFWMHNGLLRASSAAGKVGGKGDREEAAAPQPAGKMSRSGGAGGLADVIAEQGGERIRFFLLKTHYRSTVVYGPEGLEESSTALESFYRFFERFQRITKQRFFNLPPTLKREDGEFDPAGDPLLTLVHGFRQGFLEKMDDDFNTGGAMSDLFEMVREMNKFADQNKLDEVTQLPHPQVAILVKAAKTLRELTSILGLFLSQPAKRGGGGDAVLPKVMQLMMELRTEARNRKDFATADRIRLGLAEMGIALEDRKGTTEWRIGSSS; the protein is encoded by the coding sequence ATGAGCATTCGCGTCTATAACACGCTTTCCAAGACCAAAGAACCTTTTGTTCCAGTGGTTGCTGGCAAGGTTGGCATCTATCTCTGTGGCCCCACGGTCTATAAAGAGAGCCATATCGGTCATATGGTGGGGCCAGTGATCTTTGACACGATCAAGCGTTATCTCACCTATTGCGGCTATCAAGTGACTTGGGTGGTGAATATCACCGATGTCGACGACAAGCTAATTGGTCAGATGCGCGAGCGCAATCTTCCAATGTCGGAAATTGCCGCCGAGATGGTGGTCGATTATTTGAATAACCTGAAAGCACTTGGGGTCGATCAAATCGATCGCATGCCTAAGGCGACCGAATACATGGACGACATCATTCGGTTCATCGAGGATCTCATCAAGAAGGACTTTGCCTACGCAGCTGGTGGTGATGTTTTTTTTGACGTGGGGCGCGATGCTCAGTACGGTAAGCTCAGCAATCGTTCGGCCGATAGTCAGCAAGGCGAAGGTGGCGAAGCTGCTTCGCGAAAGCGATCGCCGAGCGACTTTGCCCTTTGGAAATCGGCCAAGCCGGGCGAGCCTGCTTGGGATAGCCCGTGGGGACAAGGCCGCCCGGGCTGGCACATCGAATGCTCGGCCATGAGTCGTGCGATCCTTGGCGAAACCTTCGACATTCACGGCGGTGGTCTCGATCTCGTGTTCCCGCATCACGAAAACGAACTTGCCCAAAGCGAATGCTGTAGCGGCAAGCCGATGGTGAATTTCTGGATGCACAACGGTTTGCTGCGAGCCTCGAGTGCCGCTGGCAAAGTGGGTGGCAAGGGGGATCGCGAAGAAGCCGCTGCCCCACAGCCTGCAGGCAAAATGAGCCGCTCCGGTGGTGCCGGTGGACTAGCCGACGTGATCGCTGAACAAGGTGGCGAGCGAATTCGCTTCTTCCTGCTGAAGACGCACTATCGCAGCACCGTGGTGTATGGTCCTGAGGGACTTGAAGAGTCGTCGACCGCTCTCGAGTCGTTCTATCGTTTCTTCGAGCGTTTTCAGCGAATCACCAAGCAGCGTTTTTTCAATCTCCCGCCGACTCTCAAGCGAGAGGATGGCGAATTTGATCCAGCGGGTGACCCCCTACTGACGCTCGTGCATGGCTTCCGCCAAGGATTTCTCGAGAAGATGGACGACGATTTCAACACAGGTGGCGCGATGAGCGACCTGTTTGAAATGGTTCGCGAGATGAACAAGTTTGCCGATCAAAATAAGCTCGATGAAGTGACGCAGTTGCCACATCCCCAAGTGGCGATTTTGGTGAAGGCAGCAAAAACGCTTCGTGAGTTGACGTCGATTTTGGGGCTCTTCTTAAGTCAACCTGCCAAGCGTGGCGGTGGCGGCGATGCCGTCCTGCCGAAGGTGATGCAGCTGATGATGGAGCTGCGTACCGAAGCTCGCAATCGCAAGGATTTTGCTACCGCCGATCGGATTCGGTTGGGACTCGCCGAGATGGGTATTGCCCTCGAAGATCGCAAGGGAACCACCGAGTGGCGCATCGGAAGCAGCAGCTAG